The following coding sequences are from one Anguilla anguilla isolate fAngAng1 chromosome 12, fAngAng1.pri, whole genome shotgun sequence window:
- the aldoca gene encoding fructose-bisphosphate aldolase C-A isoform X1: MGPYCRLIFFGVVLPTVRMTHQYPSLTSEQKRELQDITRRIVAPGKGILAADESVGSMAKRLSQIGVENSEENRRQYRQLLFSADERIDSCIGGVIFFHETLYQKSDDGTPFVNMIKDRGILVGIKVDKGLVPLLGTNGETTTQGLDGLSERCAQYKKDGADFAKWRCVLKISDTSPSQLSITENANVLARYASICQQHGIVPIVEPEILPDGDHDLKRCQYITEKVLSAVYKAMSDHHVYLEGSLLKPNMVTPGHSCPTKYSPEEIAMATVTALRRTVPPAVAGVTFLSGGQSEEEASINLNAINNCHLSKPWALTFSFGRALQASALNTWRGLKENADNATEEFIKRAKVNSLASQGKYFGIGSAGQSLIAANYAY, translated from the exons ATGGGGCCATACTGTAGACTGATATTCTTTGGG GTTGTGTTACCCACAGTGAGGATGACACACCAGTACCCTTCCCTCACCAGCGAGCAGAAGAGGGAGCTGCAGGACATCACTCGGCGCATCGTGGCCCCGGGGAAAGGAATCCTGGCTGCAGATGAGTCCGTGG GCAGTATGGCAAAGCGCCTGTCCCAGATCGGTGTGGAGAATTCTGAGGAAAACCGCCGCCAATACCGCCAGCTGCTGTTCAGCGCGGACGAGCGCATCGACAGCTGCATCGGCGGTGTCATCTTCTTCCACGAGACACTGTACCAGAAATCAGATGACGGCACCCCCTTCGTCAATATGATTAAAGACAGGGGCATTCTTGTTGGGATCAAG GTGGACAAAGGTCTTGTCCCACTGCTAGGTACTAATGGGGAAACAACCACACAGG GACTGGACGGGCTGTCGGAACGCTGTGCCCAGTACAAGAAGGATGGTGCTGATTTTGCTAAGTGGCGCTGCGTGCTGAAAATCAGCGACACCTCACCCTCTCAGCTGTCCATCACTGAGAATGCTAACGTGCTAGCCCGTTATGCCAGCATATGCCAGCAG CATGGAATCGTGCCCATTGTGGAGCCAGAGATCCTACCTGATGGAGACCATGATCTGAAGCGATGTCAGTATATCACAGAGAAG GTTCTTAGCGCTGTGTACAAGGCAATGTCTGACCACCACGTGTACCTGGAGGGTAGTCTGCTCAAGCCCAACATGGTGACTCCTGGCCATAGCTGCCCTACCAAGTATAGCCCTGAGGAgatcgccatggcaacagtcACCGCCTTGCGCCGTACAGTGCCACCTGCAGTTGCAG GAGTGACCTTCCTTTCTGGGGGTCAAAGTGAAGAGGAGGCTTCTATCAACCTGAACGCCATCAACAACTGCCACTTGAGCAAACCTTGGGCCCTCACCTTTTCCTTTGGCCGTGCTCTGCAGGCCTCCGCTCTCAACACCTGGCGTGGCCTGAAGGAGAATGCTGACAATGCAACCGAGGAGTTCATCAAGAGAGCCAAG GTGAACAGCTTGGCATCACAGGGGAAGTACTTTGGCATTGGATCTGCGGGCCAGTCTCTCATTGCGGCCAACTATGCATACTGA
- the aldoca gene encoding fructose-bisphosphate aldolase C-A isoform X2, with protein sequence MTHQYPSLTSEQKRELQDITRRIVAPGKGILAADESVGSMAKRLSQIGVENSEENRRQYRQLLFSADERIDSCIGGVIFFHETLYQKSDDGTPFVNMIKDRGILVGIKVDKGLVPLLGTNGETTTQGLDGLSERCAQYKKDGADFAKWRCVLKISDTSPSQLSITENANVLARYASICQQHGIVPIVEPEILPDGDHDLKRCQYITEKVLSAVYKAMSDHHVYLEGSLLKPNMVTPGHSCPTKYSPEEIAMATVTALRRTVPPAVAGVTFLSGGQSEEEASINLNAINNCHLSKPWALTFSFGRALQASALNTWRGLKENADNATEEFIKRAKVNSLASQGKYFGIGSAGQSLIAANYAY encoded by the exons ATGACACACCAGTACCCTTCCCTCACCAGCGAGCAGAAGAGGGAGCTGCAGGACATCACTCGGCGCATCGTGGCCCCGGGGAAAGGAATCCTGGCTGCAGATGAGTCCGTGG GCAGTATGGCAAAGCGCCTGTCCCAGATCGGTGTGGAGAATTCTGAGGAAAACCGCCGCCAATACCGCCAGCTGCTGTTCAGCGCGGACGAGCGCATCGACAGCTGCATCGGCGGTGTCATCTTCTTCCACGAGACACTGTACCAGAAATCAGATGACGGCACCCCCTTCGTCAATATGATTAAAGACAGGGGCATTCTTGTTGGGATCAAG GTGGACAAAGGTCTTGTCCCACTGCTAGGTACTAATGGGGAAACAACCACACAGG GACTGGACGGGCTGTCGGAACGCTGTGCCCAGTACAAGAAGGATGGTGCTGATTTTGCTAAGTGGCGCTGCGTGCTGAAAATCAGCGACACCTCACCCTCTCAGCTGTCCATCACTGAGAATGCTAACGTGCTAGCCCGTTATGCCAGCATATGCCAGCAG CATGGAATCGTGCCCATTGTGGAGCCAGAGATCCTACCTGATGGAGACCATGATCTGAAGCGATGTCAGTATATCACAGAGAAG GTTCTTAGCGCTGTGTACAAGGCAATGTCTGACCACCACGTGTACCTGGAGGGTAGTCTGCTCAAGCCCAACATGGTGACTCCTGGCCATAGCTGCCCTACCAAGTATAGCCCTGAGGAgatcgccatggcaacagtcACCGCCTTGCGCCGTACAGTGCCACCTGCAGTTGCAG GAGTGACCTTCCTTTCTGGGGGTCAAAGTGAAGAGGAGGCTTCTATCAACCTGAACGCCATCAACAACTGCCACTTGAGCAAACCTTGGGCCCTCACCTTTTCCTTTGGCCGTGCTCTGCAGGCCTCCGCTCTCAACACCTGGCGTGGCCTGAAGGAGAATGCTGACAATGCAACCGAGGAGTTCATCAAGAGAGCCAAG GTGAACAGCTTGGCATCACAGGGGAAGTACTTTGGCATTGGATCTGCGGGCCAGTCTCTCATTGCGGCCAACTATGCATACTGA